A region from the Algoriphagus machipongonensis genome encodes:
- a CDS encoding DUF4255 domain-containing protein, producing MIFEVLKILTDEVNQNFKGLEMEDSEVVLNNVALIDSQQDVATELQNKVILSMINLREEVTMKNFPNNVLEGTKVTYKNPKLNINLFLIFCANRTGYKKSLSDLSRILEFFQHKSVFTQSNTSFDRDLEEMENVKNFRFTMELFTPTFEELNYIWGTLGGRQYPSVFYKLNLIVIDRDATTSEEGVITNIHRNYETL from the coding sequence ATGATTTTTGAAGTTTTAAAAATATTGACGGATGAGGTGAACCAGAATTTTAAGGGATTAGAAATGGAGGATTCTGAGGTGGTTTTAAATAACGTCGCCTTGATTGATTCCCAACAAGACGTTGCCACAGAACTCCAAAATAAGGTGATCCTTTCTATGATTAATTTACGGGAAGAGGTCACGATGAAAAATTTCCCCAATAATGTTTTAGAAGGAACGAAGGTTACCTATAAGAACCCTAAACTCAATATTAACTTGTTTTTGATTTTTTGTGCGAACAGGACAGGTTATAAAAAGTCCTTAAGTGATCTCAGTAGGATTTTAGAATTTTTCCAACATAAAAGTGTTTTTACGCAATCCAATACCAGCTTTGATCGGGACTTGGAAGAAATGGAAAATGTTAAAAATTTCAGATTCACTATGGAGTTGTTTACTCCAACTTTTGAAGAGCTCAATTATATCTGGGGGACTTTAGGAGGAAGACAATACCCCTCGGTTTTTTATAAGTTGAATCTAATAGTCATAGATCGAGATGCTACCACTTCTGAAGAAGGAGTGATTACGAATATTCACAGAAACTACGAAACGCTATAA
- a CDS encoding sulfatase — translation MKYYLKLLFFVFVFNTSNSFSQNDKKSDSPNIVFIASDDLNDWIGVLNGHPQVKTPNIDRLANRGTLFTNAHAQAPLCNPSRVSILTGLRPTTTGIYGLAPRHREVERTKEVVTLPQYFEKRGYRTLSTGKIFHGGITPTERAIEFQDWGPDGGHRPFPPSKIVKAPLDMIDHPLIDWGIYPVEHDSIMDDYKVASWAVEQINEIGKGGDSNPFFLAVGFNKPHVPLYTSQKWFDLYPKDEIILPLAPFGDRNDIPDFAWNLHWYLPEPRLSWLIANQEWENKVRAYLATISFMDAQVGRVLDALEENNLTENTIIVFWSDHGYHLGEKDITGKNSLWERSTHVPLIFAGPGVSKGAISSQPVELLDIYPTLVEMALLSKNDAVEGISLKPQLEDANAKRTKPAITTHNPGNNAVRTERWRYIKYADGSEELYDHYRDDEEWSNLAYLDEYRELKAELSKWLPKTSAPLAEGSKHRILYEKDGVWYWEGEPILFDELIK, via the coding sequence ATGAAATATTATTTAAAGCTATTATTCTTCGTTTTTGTATTTAATACTTCGAATTCTTTTTCCCAAAACGATAAAAAAAGTGATTCTCCGAATATAGTTTTTATTGCTAGCGATGATTTGAATGATTGGATTGGAGTGTTAAATGGGCATCCTCAAGTCAAAACGCCCAATATTGACCGCCTAGCAAATAGAGGGACATTATTTACTAATGCACATGCTCAAGCACCACTATGTAATCCATCCAGAGTAAGTATTCTTACAGGATTAAGACCTACCACCACCGGGATTTATGGATTGGCACCCAGGCATAGAGAGGTAGAAAGAACAAAAGAGGTGGTTACTCTTCCTCAATATTTTGAGAAGAGAGGATATAGAACCTTATCCACCGGGAAAATTTTTCATGGTGGAATTACCCCAACAGAAAGAGCGATAGAGTTTCAGGACTGGGGACCCGATGGGGGACATAGACCATTTCCTCCCTCTAAGATTGTTAAAGCCCCTTTGGATATGATTGATCATCCGCTGATTGATTGGGGAATATATCCAGTGGAGCATGATTCTATAATGGATGATTATAAAGTTGCATCTTGGGCGGTAGAGCAAATAAATGAAATCGGTAAAGGGGGAGATAGCAATCCTTTTTTCCTAGCAGTTGGTTTCAATAAACCGCATGTTCCTCTTTACACCTCTCAAAAGTGGTTTGATCTTTACCCGAAAGATGAAATAATTCTCCCATTGGCACCATTTGGAGATAGAAATGACATACCAGATTTTGCATGGAATTTACATTGGTATTTACCTGAACCTAGGCTTTCATGGCTTATCGCAAACCAAGAATGGGAAAATAAAGTAAGGGCCTATTTAGCAACAATAAGTTTTATGGATGCTCAAGTGGGGAGAGTTTTGGATGCATTGGAGGAAAATAACCTGACGGAAAATACCATTATAGTTTTTTGGTCTGACCATGGGTATCATTTAGGAGAAAAGGATATTACTGGTAAAAATTCTCTTTGGGAAAGATCCACTCATGTTCCCTTAATATTCGCTGGTCCTGGAGTGTCAAAAGGAGCCATATCCTCGCAGCCTGTGGAGCTTTTGGATATTTACCCAACATTAGTGGAAATGGCGCTCCTATCTAAAAATGATGCAGTTGAAGGAATCAGTTTGAAACCACAGCTCGAAGATGCCAATGCTAAAAGAACAAAGCCTGCAATTACAACCCATAACCCTGGAAATAACGCAGTGCGAACAGAAAGGTGGCGATATATTAAGTATGCGGATGGATCAGAAGAATTGTACGATCATTATAGAGACGATGAGGAATGGTCAAACTTAGCCTATCTAGATGAATATAGAGAGTTGAAAGCAGAGCTCTCCAAATGGTTGCCTAAGACAAGCGCCCCATTGGCAGAAGGGAGTAAGCATAGGATTTTATATGAAAAGGACGGTGTTTGGTATTGGGAAGGGGAACCTATTTTATTTGATGAACTCATTAAATAA
- a CDS encoding LuxR C-terminal-related transcriptional regulator produces the protein MIQPSDIKQFIAKSESNNFCRQNQNPDNLLDIKSYLKKSYHTCLLIDHSTMDFLFAINERGYFKNNPDEIVRLGLNAALELIHPDDLPRQSQIFSDYLKIYNSIPMHERKSFTFCNEFRCRGKDDKYRWLLQSVNFISTNEKGAPTLSFSSYTDITAMKIGDCMNLYVGKYDSLGEYKIRNTCKYPLKNDLRMLSSKEIKILKMISEGMLSKHIAEKLNLSFHTINTHRRNMLKKTKCNTSSEMVNLARNCGVI, from the coding sequence ATGATTCAACCTAGTGACATCAAGCAGTTTATTGCCAAATCGGAGAGCAATAATTTTTGCAGGCAAAATCAAAATCCAGACAACCTCCTTGATATCAAATCCTATTTAAAAAAATCCTACCATACCTGTCTTTTAATAGACCATAGCACCATGGATTTTTTGTTTGCAATCAATGAAAGAGGCTACTTCAAAAATAATCCAGATGAAATTGTGCGATTAGGTTTAAACGCTGCATTGGAATTAATTCATCCGGATGATTTGCCTAGACAATCCCAAATTTTCTCGGATTACCTAAAAATTTATAACTCAATCCCTATGCATGAAAGAAAGTCCTTTACTTTTTGTAATGAGTTTAGATGTAGAGGAAAGGATGATAAATACAGATGGTTATTGCAATCTGTTAATTTTATTTCCACAAATGAGAAAGGTGCCCCAACTCTTTCATTTAGTAGCTATACAGATATTACAGCTATGAAAATTGGGGATTGCATGAATCTATACGTAGGAAAATATGATTCTTTAGGCGAATATAAAATCAGAAATACTTGTAAATACCCTTTAAAAAACGACTTGAGAATGCTTTCATCGAAGGAAATCAAAATTTTGAAGATGATCAGTGAGGGTATGCTTAGTAAACATATTGCAGAAAAATTAAACCTAAGCTTTCATACCATCAATACGCATCGAAGAAATATGTTAAAAAAAACCAAATGCAATACCTCCAGTGAAATGGTAAATCTTGCAAGAAACTGTGGCGTTATTTGA